AACATTGAAATTGCTCAAACCTTACAAATCTCAGTAAGTACGGTAGAAAAACACATGATTAAGGCAATGAAGGACATCCGAACAGGACTAAGAGAGTTTACCTTTTCCATATCCATCATGGCTTTGCTCAGCAGTATCTGAACCAGACTCAAAAACCAAAACACCTAGATTCGATTTATTGCAAATTTTCTACACACAGGGTTAAATAATTATTGTTTTTAATACAAAAAACGTAAAATGTTTATTTTTTGGTTTTTTTTGATAGACGAATAGCGGATTTTTTATTCTAAACTGACTAATAGGGTATAAAGCTAAATAATGGAAACAGGAAATTCAGGACATATTGAAAATACTGTAAACCTAGAGAGGTTTGATGAGGGGAACGAAGATGACTTTGTAGGACAAATGCCGGAAGAATCCCAACAAGCGCTAAAAGATAGAATGCTTACAGGAATCAGCTCCCGCATCCGTGAAATAGAAAAAAGGAAAAGCAAAAGACGGACTTATTTTAGAATTGCCGCATCAGTTGCATTGATCCTTGCCTTTGCTAGCTCATTCTGGATCCTAGCCAAACCTGATGAGGTAAGTTTTCAAACTGCCTCTAATGAAACTATGGAAGTAAATCTTCCGGATGGGTCAAAAGTGATCCTAAACTCCAACTCCAAGCTTAGCTATGCTAAAAGTGAAATCTGGGGATTTGACCGGAAAGTGACCTTAGCGGGAGAGGGGTACTTTGAGATTGCAAAAGATAAGAAGGAGAAGCGCTTTACCATCAATGAGGGTACCCTCATGGAAGTAGAGGTATTGGGGACAGAATTCAATTTCAAAAACCAGCACCCTGTCCATAAAGTGACCTTAATAGAAGGAAGCGTGGCTTTAGGCTATCAAGGAAAGTCCGGTTCTGCCAAGCACAGCATGGTACCGGGAGAAATGGTGAGGCTGGATCCTGGCAAACATGAATTGCATTCGAAAATAATCACCAACCCTGAAAGGTTGCTGGCCTGGAAAGACAGAAAATTGAAACTAAAGAATGAAAGTCTGGAAGAGGTGCTTGCGATAGTGAAGGAAGTGTATGACCTGAGACTTGAGAGTGAAAGCCTAGACCAAAAAGACCAACTGGTGTCAGGCAGTATACCCCTGACTGATAGTGCTGACGAAGTCATTGAAAACATTGCCATACTCTTCAATACGAAGCTGGATGTAGAAGAAAATTTAATACGAGTATTATAAATAACCGCCTGATGTTCGGCCGGACAGCAGGCAAAAAACCAACTATTAGTAACCAATAAAAATTGTTCGAGCAAAATGCTACCGATACGCGGGAGCTAAAATTACAAGGAAATAATCCTCAGGACATACCCCCTGAAGATGAAAGAATGACGCGCAGTAGCCCCAAAATAATCGCGAATAAACATTCTAACCACTAACCTATTAATCTATGCTCATCAAATTTACCCGTTTACTGTTGGTTGCCGGGGTATCCGGTGTGCTGGTGCTACCACCATCAGCCCAAGGCCAAACATTCGCCAAACTCGATAAAGACCCTCCAACTGCCACAGCGCAGGTAGGCCCTAAAAAGCTGGAATCAGCCATCAAAGAGCTGGAGGACCTCTACGCCATTTCTATCGCTTACCCTGCTCCCCTAGCAGAGCTGGAAGCGAAAATACCAGCAGCCATCAACACCAAGCTGTCTGCTGAAGAAAACCTAGCCAGAATCCTAAAGGGCAGTCAGATCAATTACAAAAAAGGTGCTGGCAACTTTTATATGCTAGAAAAATCAAACGCCACAAGCCTTGCTCCTAGCACCACAGCTAGAGTAAAACCTAAAATCGAAGCTGTTGAGCGGACGATTGAAGGACTGGTCTTGGACGATACGGATACTCCCATCCCTGGAGCCAGTGTATTGATCAAAGGGACCATGATAGGCGTAGTCACCGATGTGGATGGCAAATTCACCCTGACTATCCCAGATGAAAACTCAGAGGCGGTGTTGGCTGTTTCATTTATTGGCTTCACCACCCAGGAAATCCCCATTGGCACCACCTCGAATTTCACCATCAAGCTAGCTTCATCAGACCTAGCCCTGAACGAAGTAGTGGTGACTGCATTTGGATTGGAGCGGGACAAGAAAGCGTTGGGTTATGCCACCCAGAGTGTAGATGGAAAATCCTTAACAGAAGCTCGCCCCACAAACGTGGCAAACAGCCTCTCAGGCCGAGTAGCGGGTGTACAGGTCACCGGTAATTCCATGCCAGG
This genomic window from Algoriphagus sp. TR-M9 contains:
- a CDS encoding FecR family protein; this translates as METGNSGHIENTVNLERFDEGNEDDFVGQMPEESQQALKDRMLTGISSRIREIEKRKSKRRTYFRIAASVALILAFASSFWILAKPDEVSFQTASNETMEVNLPDGSKVILNSNSKLSYAKSEIWGFDRKVTLAGEGYFEIAKDKKEKRFTINEGTLMEVEVLGTEFNFKNQHPVHKVTLIEGSVALGYQGKSGSAKHSMVPGEMVRLDPGKHELHSKIITNPERLLAWKDRKLKLKNESLEEVLAIVKEVYDLRLESESLDQKDQLVSGSIPLTDSADEVIENIAILFNTKLDVEENLIRVL